From the Flavimarina sp. Hel_I_48 genome, one window contains:
- a CDS encoding type II toxin-antitoxin system RelE/ParE family toxin → MIRDIIISKTAEKNLDKIFEYLEGRWSLNVKHNFVEKLDTALELLKRDPNMFPESLSNQGLHKCVITKHNFIFYRFNSRWVKIITIFDTRQNPKKTEQI, encoded by the coding sequence ATGATCAGGGATATAATTATTTCTAAAACAGCAGAAAAAAATTTAGACAAGATCTTTGAATATTTAGAAGGCAGATGGTCTTTGAATGTAAAACACAATTTTGTCGAAAAATTGGATACGGCTCTAGAATTATTGAAAAGGGATCCAAATATGTTTCCCGAATCACTTTCCAACCAAGGATTGCACAAATGTGTTATTACAAAGCACAATTTCATATTCTATAGATTCAATAGCAGATGGGTAAAAATTATCACCATTTTTGATACCCGTCAAAATCCCAAAAAAACTGAACAAATTTAA
- a CDS encoding OmpH family outer membrane protein — protein MIKYISLFLIAFALSFQAKAQSKEVAHINMNKLLDLMPEMQQAKAEIDRTERAYREDFQMSYREYQAKFQKLEEEKASLTPEQTAKRQSDLQLIERNLAQTQQNIDLQIKEKQDMLYKPIREKAIKIVDQVADAQGFFYVLDSSADAGIIMAKGKDLLADVKKMIGL, from the coding sequence ATGATAAAATATATTTCTTTATTCTTAATCGCCTTTGCGCTGTCTTTCCAGGCCAAGGCACAAAGCAAAGAAGTCGCGCACATAAACATGAACAAATTGCTTGATCTTATGCCTGAAATGCAGCAGGCAAAAGCCGAAATTGATCGTACAGAACGCGCGTATCGCGAGGATTTTCAAATGTCGTACAGGGAATATCAAGCCAAGTTTCAAAAGCTGGAAGAAGAAAAAGCCTCGCTAACACCAGAGCAAACGGCAAAAAGACAAAGTGATTTGCAACTAATAGAGCGCAACCTGGCGCAAACACAACAAAATATAGATTTACAGATCAAAGAAAAGCAGGACATGCTTTATAAGCCCATAAGGGAAAAAGCCATTAAAATAGTTGATCAGGTGGCTGATGCTCAGGGATTTTTCTACGTATTGGATTCATCTGCAGATGCTGGGATAATCATGGCAAAAGGCAAAGACCTGCTGGCCGATGTAAAAAAAATGATAGGTTTATAA
- the rsmI gene encoding 16S rRNA (cytidine(1402)-2'-O)-methyltransferase: MGKLYLVPTPIGNLDDMTFRAVKVLEEADLILAEDTRTSGKLLKHFEITTQMHSHHMHNEHKTVDTIVERIKGGDTIALISDAGTPAISDPGFLLTRACVEAGLEVDCLPGATAFVPALVNSGLPNDKFVFEGFLPVKKGRQTRFLILAEEERTMIFYESPHKLIKTLGHMVEYFGAARRISVSREISKLHEETVRGSIEEVLAHFTAKPPKGELVIVVAGK, from the coding sequence ATGGGTAAATTATACCTCGTTCCCACGCCCATCGGTAATCTGGACGATATGACTTTTAGAGCAGTAAAAGTGCTTGAAGAAGCAGATCTTATCCTTGCCGAAGACACCCGTACCAGCGGTAAATTACTTAAACATTTTGAAATTACCACTCAGATGCATTCGCACCACATGCACAATGAGCACAAGACGGTAGATACTATTGTAGAACGTATAAAAGGTGGCGATACTATCGCTTTGATAAGTGATGCGGGTACGCCGGCGATTTCAGACCCTGGTTTTTTATTGACACGTGCTTGCGTAGAGGCCGGTCTTGAGGTGGATTGCCTGCCCGGTGCGACCGCTTTTGTGCCTGCGCTCGTAAATAGTGGCCTGCCCAACGATAAGTTCGTTTTTGAGGGGTTTTTACCCGTAAAAAAAGGAAGACAAACCCGCTTTCTGATCCTTGCGGAAGAAGAGCGCACCATGATTTTTTATGAAAGTCCGCACAAATTGATAAAAACGCTGGGGCATATGGTGGAGTATTTTGGCGCAGCCCGAAGAATTTCCGTATCCAGGGAAATCTCCAAATTGCACGAGGAAACCGTACGTGGCTCCATAGAAGAAGTTTTAGCCCACTTTACAGCTAAACCACCTAAAGGGGAACTGGTTATCGTTGTTGCAGGCAAATAA
- the alr gene encoding alanine racemase gives MATVLEIDLAALAHNFNYLKSKVKPGVKMLAVTKAFGYGTDAVAVAQKLESLHVDYFAVAYAAEGVALRKGGITTPILVLHPQLETFEEIITHCLEPNIYSYRVLEAFIAIAEEKKLQDYPVHIKFNTGLNRLGFKPGNEDQLLKTLKKNEVIRVKSLFSHLVASEDLNEQEFTRNQISKFKSCASKMITGLGYAPILHQSNTSGIINFEEAQFDMVRTGIGLYGYGNDPGEDAHLKPVATLKSLISQIHEIEPGESVGYNRAHFAEKPERSATIPLGHADGISREYGNGKGYVTIKGKKAPILGNVCMDMVMVDVTQIACEEGDEVIIFGKGAPLPELAKKVGSISYELLTAISQRVKRKIVNT, from the coding sequence ATGGCGACGGTTCTGGAAATAGATTTGGCAGCGCTCGCCCATAATTTCAATTATTTGAAATCAAAGGTAAAACCGGGCGTTAAAATGCTCGCGGTCACAAAAGCCTTTGGTTACGGTACAGATGCGGTAGCGGTAGCGCAAAAACTGGAAAGCCTCCATGTGGATTACTTTGCCGTGGCCTACGCCGCAGAAGGAGTCGCCCTGCGCAAAGGCGGTATAACTACTCCCATTCTCGTACTGCATCCCCAGTTGGAAACCTTTGAGGAAATCATTACCCATTGCCTGGAGCCCAATATCTATAGCTACCGGGTGCTGGAAGCGTTTATCGCTATCGCGGAAGAAAAAAAATTACAGGATTATCCCGTTCATATCAAATTCAACACCGGCCTCAACCGGCTGGGCTTTAAGCCAGGAAACGAAGACCAGCTCCTTAAAACCCTTAAAAAAAATGAGGTTATTCGAGTTAAATCGCTCTTTTCCCACCTTGTAGCGAGCGAAGATCTCAACGAACAAGAATTTACGCGCAACCAGATTTCCAAATTTAAAAGCTGCGCCAGCAAAATGATTACTGGTCTGGGCTACGCGCCTATTTTACATCAAAGCAATACCTCTGGTATTATCAATTTTGAAGAAGCACAGTTTGATATGGTGCGCACCGGCATAGGTTTGTATGGTTATGGCAATGATCCCGGGGAAGACGCCCATCTTAAACCGGTGGCTACCTTAAAAAGTTTAATTTCACAGATCCATGAGATTGAACCAGGAGAAAGCGTGGGCTACAATCGCGCGCATTTTGCAGAAAAACCAGAACGCAGCGCCACGATCCCACTGGGCCACGCCGATGGTATCTCGCGCGAATACGGTAATGGAAAAGGCTATGTTACCATAAAAGGTAAAAAAGCGCCTATTCTGGGCAATGTCTGTATGGATATGGTTATGGTGGATGTAACCCAGATTGCGTGCGAGGAAGGTGACGAGGTAATCATTTTTGGCAAAGGAGCACCACTTCCTGAACTGGCCAAAAAAGTAGGTTCCATTTCCTATGAATTGTTGACCGCAATTTCCCAACGTGTAAAAAGGAAAATCGTAAATACTTAA
- a CDS encoding aspartate-semialdehyde dehydrogenase — translation MKVAVVGATGMVGQVMLKVLAERNFPITQLIPVASERSVGKKIVFKDQEYTIFSMAEAIKARPDIAIFSAGGATSLEFAPQFAQVGTTVVDNSSAWRMDGTKKLIVPEINAAELTKDDKIIANPNCSTIQMVVALAPLHKKYKIKRLVISTYQSITGTGVKAVQQLENEYAGEKGLMAYPYPIHRNAIPACDVFQDNGYTKEEMKLVNETQKILNDNTIAVTATAVRIPVVGGHSEAINVEFEQDFDLQDVRNLLKESAGITLQDNPETNTYPMPIYAEGKNDVFVGRLRRDYSQPNTLNMWVVADNLRKGAATNAVQISEYLVEKELV, via the coding sequence ATGAAAGTAGCAGTTGTAGGTGCCACCGGTATGGTAGGTCAAGTCATGTTGAAAGTATTAGCGGAACGTAATTTTCCCATTACTCAATTAATCCCAGTAGCATCGGAACGATCTGTGGGTAAGAAAATCGTTTTTAAAGATCAGGAGTATACTATTTTCTCCATGGCCGAAGCCATTAAGGCCCGTCCAGATATCGCTATTTTTTCTGCCGGTGGCGCTACTTCATTGGAGTTTGCTCCACAGTTTGCCCAGGTGGGTACAACAGTGGTCGACAATTCATCTGCCTGGAGAATGGACGGTACAAAAAAATTGATCGTGCCAGAAATCAATGCCGCAGAACTTACTAAAGACGACAAAATCATCGCAAACCCTAACTGTTCTACCATTCAAATGGTGGTTGCCCTGGCGCCATTGCACAAAAAATACAAGATCAAACGTCTGGTAATATCTACGTACCAGTCCATAACCGGTACCGGTGTAAAAGCGGTACAGCAGTTAGAAAATGAATACGCTGGCGAAAAAGGCCTTATGGCATATCCTTATCCCATTCACCGTAATGCGATCCCTGCATGCGATGTGTTTCAGGACAATGGCTATACTAAAGAAGAGATGAAACTGGTCAATGAAACCCAGAAAATCCTCAACGACAATACGATCGCAGTCACCGCAACCGCTGTACGCATTCCCGTGGTAGGAGGTCATAGTGAAGCGATCAATGTAGAATTTGAGCAGGATTTTGACCTTCAGGATGTTCGCAATTTATTGAAGGAAAGTGCTGGTATTACCTTACAGGACAATCCAGAAACCAATACGTATCCCATGCCCATTTATGCCGAAGGTAAAAATGACGTTTTTGTAGGTCGTTTACGCCGCGACTACTCGCAGCCCAACACGCTGAACATGTGGGTGGTGGCAGATAATTTACGCAAGGGCGCAGCCACAAATGCCGTACAGATTTCTGAATATCTGGTAGAAAAAGAACTGGTATAA
- a CDS encoding thymidine kinase — MFLENTVNHKEQFGWIEVICGSMFSGKTEELIRRLKRAKFAKQKVEIFKPAIDVRYDEDLVISHDANEIRSTPVPAAANIPILADDCDVVGIDEAQFFDNEIVKVCNDLANRGVRVIVAGLDMDFKGNPFGPMPALMATAEYVTKVHAVCTRTGNLAQFSYRKAASEDLVLLGETEEYEPLSRGAFYKAMARERSKKVDVPQPSDKKPSTNSK; from the coding sequence ATGTTTCTCGAAAATACCGTTAATCACAAAGAGCAATTTGGTTGGATAGAAGTCATTTGCGGCTCCATGTTTTCGGGCAAAACCGAAGAATTGATACGCCGACTCAAACGCGCCAAGTTTGCAAAACAGAAGGTTGAAATTTTTAAACCGGCCATAGATGTGCGCTATGACGAAGATCTGGTAATCTCCCATGATGCCAATGAAATTCGTTCCACCCCCGTTCCCGCAGCGGCAAATATCCCCATCCTGGCAGATGATTGCGATGTGGTGGGTATAGACGAAGCACAGTTTTTTGACAATGAAATCGTGAAGGTTTGCAATGATCTTGCAAACCGCGGTGTGCGCGTGATCGTGGCCGGTCTGGATATGGATTTTAAGGGAAATCCCTTTGGTCCCATGCCCGCTTTGATGGCCACGGCAGAATATGTCACAAAAGTACACGCCGTATGTACACGTACGGGGAATCTTGCGCAGTTCAGTTACAGAAAGGCGGCGAGCGAAGATTTGGTTCTATTAGGTGAAACCGAAGAATATGAACCCTTGAGCCGTGGTGCATTTTATAAAGCAATGGCGCGCGAACGTTCAAAAAAAGTGGATGTGCCGCAGCCCAGCGACAAAAAACCTTCTACAAATTCCAAATAA
- a CDS encoding TonB-dependent receptor, with product MNKKNILIVLLSIITQLGFAQTKGSLEGKIINSAGVAVSDANVKVVGTDFGSQSDKNGDFRFDAISFGNYILRVSYVGYQTQEIAVSVDNVQGNSISDIVLSSSEEQLGEVVLQGSGNINDFTRAKSDFVAKMPLKEIENPQVYNTITSELLQEQVITTFDDALKNAPGITKLWEATGRGSDGAGYYSLRGFAVQPTMINGLPGVTNGSPDPANIESIEVLKGPSGTLYGSSLISYGGLINIVTKKPYSYFGGNVSYVMGSNGLNRVTADINTPLDEEGDVALRVNTAYDTRNSFQDAGYSKSFFVAPSLSYKVNDRLSFLINTEFYHGESTNTTMLFLDRGAPLQVNTIDQLGYDPERSFTSNDLVLENPNFSLQGQMNYKISDEWTSQTVVSRGSTKSKGIYSYLYEGTQFFQGRDEVPGEVTNLDEGIALNRYISDQNSTTLTTDIQQNFIGDFEIDGLRNRVVAGLDYYSREVIDNSSGYFGNGIIYIGNASLQNVNESVYGIYNADNYITTNDSGVLSKAGSFDILANAQRNNNKVKQEVYSAYVSDVLNILPNLSAMTSLRIDQFESDSNSQTAFSPKFGLVYQPILDRVALFANYMDGFSNLAPQNIGDLESGVPLQTVTFDPEHAKQFEVGTKLNIVQNKLAATFSYYDIQVSNTVVQIDPFTYSQSGERYSRGFEASLTASPVEGLNVIAGYSYNSSELTESDDIDFLNRRPESAGPESLANLWISYRLPETVLEGVGIGFGGNYASENMIFNRQLAGVFTLPEYTVLNASVFYDVDKFSINLKLNNLADKQYYTGWSTITPQIRRNFAAAVTYKF from the coding sequence ATGAATAAGAAGAATATCCTGATCGTTTTATTAAGTATAATAACGCAACTTGGCTTTGCCCAGACAAAGGGAAGCCTTGAAGGGAAAATAATAAACAGCGCTGGTGTCGCTGTTTCTGATGCTAACGTAAAAGTAGTAGGTACAGATTTTGGTAGCCAGTCTGATAAAAATGGAGATTTTCGATTTGATGCTATTTCTTTCGGAAATTATATCCTGCGCGTATCGTATGTAGGTTATCAAACACAGGAAATTGCCGTTAGTGTTGACAATGTGCAGGGCAATAGCATTAGTGATATTGTTCTTTCAAGTAGCGAAGAGCAGTTGGGCGAAGTGGTATTACAGGGAAGTGGCAACATCAATGACTTTACCCGCGCAAAGAGTGATTTTGTTGCTAAAATGCCATTAAAAGAGATCGAAAATCCACAGGTTTACAATACAATTACTTCAGAATTACTACAGGAACAGGTTATCACTACTTTTGATGACGCATTAAAAAATGCTCCGGGAATCACAAAATTATGGGAAGCTACCGGTAGGGGAAGTGATGGCGCAGGTTATTATTCCTTACGTGGTTTTGCAGTACAACCCACAATGATAAACGGTCTTCCCGGTGTAACCAATGGCAGTCCTGACCCAGCGAATATAGAAAGTATTGAGGTGCTTAAAGGACCATCTGGCACATTGTACGGCAGTAGTTTGATCTCGTATGGCGGTCTTATTAATATCGTAACAAAAAAGCCTTATTCATACTTTGGCGGCAATGTCTCTTATGTAATGGGCAGCAATGGCCTTAATCGCGTAACCGCAGACATCAACACGCCGCTTGATGAAGAAGGTGATGTTGCACTCCGAGTAAATACCGCTTATGACACCAGAAACAGTTTTCAGGATGCCGGTTATAGTAAGTCGTTTTTTGTAGCTCCTTCCTTAAGCTATAAAGTAAACGACCGACTATCTTTTCTCATCAATACCGAATTTTATCATGGGGAAAGTACAAATACCACCATGCTATTTTTGGATCGCGGAGCACCATTACAGGTCAATACCATAGACCAATTAGGTTACGACCCAGAACGTTCTTTTACAAGTAATGATCTGGTTCTGGAAAATCCAAATTTCAGCCTGCAGGGTCAGATGAATTACAAAATTTCAGACGAATGGACCTCGCAAACCGTTGTTTCCCGCGGTTCAACCAAATCTAAGGGTATCTATTCTTACCTTTATGAGGGTACCCAGTTTTTTCAAGGGAGGGATGAGGTTCCCGGTGAAGTAACAAATCTTGACGAGGGCATTGCACTTAACCGTTATATCAGCGATCAGAATTCTACTACCTTGACCACAGATATTCAGCAGAATTTTATTGGTGATTTTGAAATTGATGGTCTGCGTAACCGCGTGGTTGCCGGTCTAGATTATTATAGTAGGGAAGTGATAGACAATAGTTCGGGATATTTTGGGAACGGCATTATTTACATAGGGAATGCGAGCTTGCAAAATGTTAATGAGAGTGTTTATGGTATTTATAATGCAGACAATTACATAACAACTAACGACAGCGGCGTACTTTCAAAGGCCGGAAGCTTCGATATACTAGCCAATGCGCAGCGAAATAATAATAAAGTAAAACAAGAAGTGTACAGCGCCTATGTTTCGGATGTGTTGAATATTCTACCTAACCTTTCGGCAATGACCAGTTTGCGCATAGATCAGTTTGAAAGCGACAGCAATAGCCAGACTGCATTTTCACCAAAGTTTGGCTTGGTTTATCAGCCTATTTTGGATCGCGTAGCGCTTTTTGCCAATTATATGGATGGTTTTAGCAATTTGGCACCACAAAATATAGGTGACCTTGAAAGTGGAGTGCCGCTACAAACAGTAACTTTTGATCCTGAGCATGCGAAACAATTTGAAGTGGGTACAAAATTGAATATTGTTCAGAATAAACTGGCCGCAACGTTTAGTTACTATGATATTCAGGTTTCTAATACAGTCGTACAAATTGATCCATTTACGTATTCTCAAAGTGGAGAGCGCTATAGTAGAGGTTTTGAAGCCAGCCTTACGGCAAGCCCTGTGGAGGGCCTGAATGTAATAGCAGGTTACAGCTACAACAGCAGTGAACTGACCGAATCTGACGACATCGACTTTTTAAACCGCAGGCCAGAATCTGCCGGCCCGGAAAGCCTGGCCAATTTATGGATAAGCTACCGCCTACCAGAAACTGTTCTTGAAGGAGTTGGTATAGGATTTGGCGGAAATTATGCCAGTGAAAACATGATTTTCAACCGACAACTGGCCGGAGTGTTTACCCTTCCAGAATATACGGTGCTCAACGCATCTGTTTTTTACGACGTTGATAAATTTTCAATCAATTTGAAATTAAACAATCTGGCCGATAAGCAATATTATACGGGCTGGTCAACAATTACCCCACAGATACGCAGAAATTTTGCGGCAGCAGTAACCTATAAATTCTAA
- the mscL gene encoding large conductance mechanosensitive channel protein MscL: MAFLADFKKFLLKGDIVALATAVIIGQAFNKIVGSLVKDVIMPLIGLLLDGQNVNNLFFSLDGNNYETVEAATEAGGAILTYGNFLQAVIDFIIIGFVIFWLLRGYEKTKKKEEAKPAAPKGPTQEELLIEIRDELRKK; this comes from the coding sequence ATGGCATTTTTAGCGGACTTCAAAAAATTCCTTCTTAAGGGAGACATCGTTGCACTGGCCACAGCCGTAATTATAGGCCAGGCCTTCAATAAAATTGTAGGATCACTCGTAAAAGATGTGATTATGCCCCTAATAGGGCTTTTACTTGATGGGCAAAACGTAAATAACCTGTTCTTTTCACTTGATGGCAACAACTATGAGACTGTTGAAGCAGCTACAGAAGCTGGCGGCGCCATCTTAACCTACGGAAATTTTTTACAGGCTGTAATCGATTTTATAATCATAGGTTTCGTAATTTTCTGGTTGCTGCGCGGTTATGAAAAAACCAAGAAAAAAGAAGAAGCAAAACCAGCAGCACCTAAAGGACCTACGCAGGAAGAATTACTTATTGAAATTAGGGACGAATTGAGGAAAAAATAA
- a CDS encoding FAD/NAD(P)-binding protein → MKTLTPQTLQKRTVAIIGVGPRGLAALEQLYSSQEQASTTTKIVAILFETSKYPGAGEIWSPDQVNTNLTNVHERLLCEYLKGRPEVNLGYLQIPSFPEYSKWLENNKSKEADIDADYFPPRAKLGRYLRERFLSIQKALEAQDLLNIYQETAVKIETTSATIFIETKDNRYTADEVLLTIGHQPTQSSKQLDKWEEHAEKHEGLMLYKNPYPVDALKTDLITSKTTIGIRGFGLSMVDQVRALTLGYDGKFADKTDLEFNYIPSGKEPAKIVVFSLDGLPPAPKPLNAEVDGWFELSSEDYEEFSKVLEKARDNPEDIQDASFLIKGIASATVSIFLRLGRRAYTHELNRSELYDIIEKLIKNPDFKHELILSQELSPVDMMSAFLKMAVGKQKISLDYCLGQVWRFALDVLYKEYYDLGLNDKAMTDVVKYIEASKRYSYGPPVESLKQLLALVAAEKLTFDFANDPDITLCAEGWKLQQNGEERVAQVMVNAVIDAPQLVKVKSDLIKNLLLDTKIDPVDYSLGLHTKQDGKILKDTKVVDERICFMGRLTKGSIFGVDNLVECFGDPATKWANGATKRLH, encoded by the coding sequence TTGAAAACTTTGACTCCACAAACCTTACAAAAACGTACCGTAGCAATAATAGGCGTGGGTCCCCGCGGACTCGCAGCTCTTGAACAGCTCTATAGTTCCCAGGAACAGGCAAGCACCACAACAAAAATTGTGGCAATTCTATTTGAAACCAGTAAGTACCCTGGGGCAGGCGAAATTTGGTCGCCAGATCAGGTAAACACGAACTTAACTAACGTGCACGAGCGATTGTTGTGCGAGTATTTAAAAGGAAGGCCTGAAGTAAACCTGGGATACTTACAAATACCGTCGTTTCCCGAGTATTCCAAATGGTTGGAAAATAACAAATCAAAAGAAGCAGATATAGACGCCGACTATTTTCCGCCAAGGGCAAAACTGGGACGTTATCTTCGGGAGCGTTTTCTTAGTATTCAAAAGGCACTTGAAGCCCAGGATCTTCTGAATATTTATCAGGAAACGGCCGTTAAAATAGAAACTACTTCTGCAACTATTTTTATTGAAACCAAAGACAACCGCTACACGGCAGACGAGGTATTGTTAACCATAGGGCATCAACCCACGCAAAGCTCGAAGCAATTAGATAAATGGGAAGAGCATGCTGAAAAGCATGAGGGATTAATGTTATATAAAAATCCATATCCTGTAGATGCTTTGAAAACGGATCTGATCACGTCAAAAACGACCATTGGCATTCGCGGTTTTGGATTGTCTATGGTTGATCAGGTAAGGGCTTTGACCCTGGGATATGACGGAAAATTTGCTGATAAAACGGATCTGGAATTTAACTATATACCTTCGGGAAAAGAGCCAGCAAAAATTGTTGTTTTTTCATTAGATGGTCTCCCGCCCGCACCTAAACCCCTGAATGCTGAGGTTGACGGCTGGTTTGAACTTTCCTCAGAAGACTATGAGGAATTTAGTAAGGTCCTGGAAAAGGCCAGAGATAATCCTGAAGATATTCAGGATGCTTCTTTTTTGATCAAAGGTATTGCATCTGCGACTGTCTCTATTTTTTTACGTCTGGGCAGAAGAGCCTATACGCATGAGCTGAACCGGAGTGAATTGTACGATATTATTGAAAAATTGATCAAAAACCCAGATTTTAAACATGAGTTGATTTTATCTCAAGAGTTAAGTCCCGTAGATATGATGAGCGCGTTCTTAAAAATGGCCGTAGGCAAGCAAAAAATCAGTCTTGACTATTGTCTGGGTCAGGTGTGGCGCTTTGCCCTTGACGTGCTTTATAAAGAATATTATGATCTGGGCCTCAATGATAAAGCAATGACTGATGTGGTGAAGTATATCGAGGCGAGCAAACGCTATTCTTATGGGCCGCCCGTAGAAAGTTTAAAACAACTTCTTGCATTGGTCGCTGCTGAAAAACTCACTTTTGACTTTGCTAATGATCCTGATATAACCTTATGTGCAGAGGGTTGGAAGCTTCAGCAAAACGGTGAGGAGCGCGTAGCACAGGTGATGGTAAATGCGGTAATAGATGCCCCTCAACTGGTTAAGGTAAAAAGCGATCTTATCAAGAATCTTCTGCTTGATACTAAAATTGACCCCGTTGACTACTCCCTGGGGCTGCACACAAAACAAGATGGGAAAATCCTAAAAGATACAAAAGTAGTTGACGAGCGTATTTGCTTTATGGGCAGGCTTACCAAGGGAAGCATCTTTGGCGTTGACAATCTGGTAGAATGTTTTGGTGATCCTGCCACTAAGTGGGCGAACGGTGCTACAAAACGACTACACTAA
- a CDS encoding PepSY-associated TM helix domain-containing protein, giving the protein MKEKKKKKRVKKWIGRLHLWLGLSSGIVVFIVAITGCIFAFQDEIQDLIYDWRMVPVEERQFVAPAQLFEKTEALIPGSSADYVMYYGKDRPAYVYVAVDETPYFANFNPYSGEVLHVQNLNEDFFKIIENLHMYLLLPQSIGKQIVGISTLVFIVMLLTGIILWWPKKKKQLGSHLKVKWSARWRRVNYDLHRTAGIYAAIIALILAITGLGIAYEWMHESFYSVANLGQEYPDDHKDEIISEIPDVVVPEALNKALYATMEKFKEDQMFFVWNLGVKKAILTGAYPTSLIYDHQSNMSFHPKTGEVLSSYLYRNKSPGLKLQEMTYSLHTGQYLGLFGKFLAFLTSLFVAGLPVSGLMIWWGRRTKKKRFGRN; this is encoded by the coding sequence ATGAAGGAAAAGAAAAAAAAGAAAAGAGTAAAAAAATGGATTGGCAGGCTGCATTTATGGCTGGGCCTTAGCTCCGGTATTGTGGTATTTATCGTTGCCATTACCGGATGCATTTTTGCTTTTCAGGATGAAATCCAGGATTTAATTTATGACTGGAGAATGGTGCCTGTTGAAGAACGGCAGTTTGTTGCACCAGCGCAACTTTTTGAAAAAACAGAGGCTCTTATCCCGGGATCTTCCGCAGATTATGTGATGTATTACGGGAAAGATAGGCCTGCCTATGTCTACGTTGCGGTAGATGAAACCCCATATTTTGCCAACTTCAATCCTTATTCTGGCGAAGTGCTGCATGTTCAGAACCTCAATGAGGATTTTTTTAAGATCATAGAAAACCTGCACATGTACCTGCTTCTTCCGCAGAGTATTGGCAAACAGATCGTAGGTATCTCAACACTCGTTTTTATAGTCATGCTCCTTACCGGAATCATCCTGTGGTGGCCCAAAAAGAAAAAACAACTGGGAAGTCATCTCAAAGTCAAATGGAGTGCGCGCTGGCGACGTGTCAATTATGATCTTCATCGCACTGCTGGGATATATGCTGCCATCATTGCCTTGATCCTCGCCATTACCGGTCTGGGCATTGCTTATGAATGGATGCATGAATCTTTTTATAGCGTAGCTAATTTAGGCCAGGAGTATCCTGATGATCATAAAGATGAGATTATATCCGAAATACCAGATGTTGTTGTTCCTGAGGCCTTAAATAAAGCGCTTTACGCTACGATGGAAAAATTTAAAGAAGATCAGATGTTTTTTGTATGGAACCTTGGAGTAAAAAAAGCGATACTTACGGGTGCTTATCCTACATCTTTGATTTATGACCATCAATCCAATATGTCTTTTCATCCCAAAACAGGCGAAGTGCTATCCTCTTATCTTTATAGAAACAAAAGCCCCGGACTCAAATTGCAGGAAATGACTTACAGCCTTCATACCGGTCAATATTTGGGTCTTTTCGGTAAATTTTTGGCCTTTTTAACCAGTTTATTTGTTGCGGGACTTCCCGTGAGCGGTTTGATGATCTGGTGGGGAAGACGCACTAAAAAAAAGAGATTCGGGCGTAACTAA